A genome region from Akkermansiaceae bacterium includes the following:
- a CDS encoding phenylalanine--tRNA ligase subunit beta yields the protein MNISLNWLSTHLDLSGKSIAEISDLFTFAGVEVEGIVTKGISSEKIVVAQIMEAVQHPDADKLKVTQVDAGEGQLRQIVCGAKNYKVGDKVPCCLPGADLGGFVIGETKMRGVESKGMLAAAEEIGLPKGEDGLLILPDDSPIGVPVKTLFDSDVLLELEVTPNRPDLLSHAGMARELATLLKTPLISAKSAEANSAPAKEDFIKLEAPDSCPFYTATRIDGISVGESPAWLKERLTSIGLRPINNIVDITNFILHETGQPLHAFDAAKVCLPLVIRQANDGEQFTALDESVHTLTPEDLLISDQSGAALALAGVMGGLDSGVTESTTTILLESAYFTPSGIRRTSRRTALSSDSSYRYERGIDPAGVLPAAAFAIKLIAANAAEIQTAGNLPPLPSPVSLDLPRLHHLLGNSTTTEAAEEILTRLGLTKLPEGKWAIPSFRQDLSRHIDLAEEITRVHGLANVPSRLLGTFVPISETDAAYDADMILRRRMAALGLYECQTIKLISENQLTDILPLRPLQDGDLIRVKSPLSEDHAIMRPSLVPGLVASAARNARQQAKSLRLFEMGRAFRNAGGGKAKDQESDTLAILISGPTTPPSWAKKEQAADSYDAKAILSALLPGHPISLKPKDRENFALAAEIKAGDQTIGVFARLLPSRERELDLDHPVFVAELDLGKLRKLVSRSFQVSDLPQFPGSSRDAALELPIATPNASIESILEKTAEPLLASYECVTIFTDPSGEKIAADRKSIAYRFHYRAPERTLKTPEIDAAHKTILDAIGKLEGLKFR from the coding sequence ATGAATATCTCCCTAAACTGGCTCTCCACCCACCTCGACCTTTCCGGCAAATCCATCGCCGAAATCTCCGACCTCTTCACCTTCGCCGGCGTCGAGGTGGAGGGCATCGTCACCAAGGGCATATCCTCGGAGAAAATTGTCGTAGCCCAGATCATGGAGGCCGTCCAGCACCCGGATGCAGATAAACTCAAGGTCACCCAGGTCGATGCCGGCGAAGGCCAACTCCGCCAGATCGTCTGCGGCGCGAAAAACTACAAGGTCGGCGACAAGGTTCCCTGCTGCCTCCCCGGAGCCGACCTCGGCGGTTTTGTCATCGGCGAAACCAAGATGCGCGGCGTCGAGTCCAAAGGTATGCTCGCCGCAGCGGAGGAAATCGGCCTCCCCAAAGGCGAGGACGGCCTCCTCATCCTCCCCGATGACTCCCCCATCGGTGTCCCGGTGAAAACCCTCTTCGATTCCGACGTCCTGTTAGAACTCGAGGTCACCCCGAACCGCCCAGACCTGCTCTCCCATGCAGGCATGGCTCGCGAGTTGGCAACACTCCTCAAAACACCTCTTATCTCAGCAAAATCAGCAGAGGCAAACAGCGCCCCGGCGAAGGAAGATTTCATAAAACTCGAAGCCCCGGATTCCTGCCCGTTCTACACCGCCACCCGCATCGATGGGATAAGCGTCGGAGAATCCCCCGCCTGGCTCAAGGAACGCCTCACCTCCATCGGCCTGCGCCCCATCAACAACATCGTCGATATCACCAACTTCATCCTCCACGAGACCGGCCAACCGCTCCACGCCTTCGATGCCGCAAAGGTCTGCCTCCCACTCGTCATCCGTCAGGCTAACGATGGCGAGCAATTCACCGCCCTCGATGAATCCGTACACACCCTCACACCGGAAGATCTTCTCATCTCCGACCAATCAGGCGCAGCCCTCGCCCTCGCCGGCGTCATGGGCGGCCTCGACAGCGGAGTCACGGAAAGCACAACCACTATCCTACTAGAGTCGGCGTACTTCACTCCATCCGGCATACGCCGCACCTCACGCCGCACCGCCCTTTCCTCCGACTCATCCTACCGCTACGAGCGCGGAATCGATCCGGCAGGCGTGTTGCCCGCAGCGGCTTTCGCGATCAAACTCATCGCCGCGAACGCAGCCGAAATCCAAACCGCAGGAAATCTCCCCCCTCTCCCCTCTCCCGTCTCTCTCGATCTTCCCCGCCTCCATCACCTCCTCGGCAACTCCACCACCACCGAAGCCGCCGAGGAAATCCTAACCCGCCTAGGCCTAACAAAACTCCCCGAAGGAAAATGGGCCATCCCATCCTTCCGCCAGGATCTCTCCCGCCACATCGATCTCGCGGAGGAAATCACCCGGGTTCACGGCCTCGCAAACGTTCCCTCCCGCCTCCTCGGAACCTTCGTGCCGATCAGCGAGACGGATGCCGCCTACGATGCAGACATGATACTGCGCCGCCGCATGGCCGCGCTCGGCCTCTACGAGTGCCAGACCATCAAGCTCATTTCCGAAAACCAGCTCACCGACATCCTCCCCCTCCGCCCCCTCCAGGACGGCGATCTCATCCGCGTGAAATCTCCCCTCAGCGAGGATCACGCGATCATGCGCCCCAGCCTCGTACCCGGTTTGGTCGCATCTGCCGCCCGCAACGCCCGCCAGCAGGCCAAGTCCCTCCGCCTCTTCGAGATGGGCCGCGCATTCCGGAACGCAGGCGGCGGCAAGGCCAAAGATCAGGAAAGCGACACGCTCGCCATCCTCATTTCCGGCCCCACCACTCCGCCCTCGTGGGCAAAAAAAGAACAAGCGGCGGATTCCTACGATGCCAAGGCCATCCTCTCAGCCCTCCTTCCCGGCCACCCCATTTCCCTCAAACCCAAGGATCGTGAAAACTTCGCACTCGCCGCGGAGATCAAGGCCGGTGACCAGACCATCGGCGTGTTCGCCCGCCTCCTACCCTCACGCGAACGTGAGCTGGACCTCGATCACCCGGTCTTCGTCGCAGAGCTGGATCTCGGAAAGCTCCGCAAGCTCGTCTCACGCAGCTTCCAAGTCTCCGATCTACCGCAATTCCCCGGCTCCTCCCGCGATGCAGCCCTGGAACTCCCCATCGCCACCCCCAATGCATCCATCGAGTCCATCTTGGAAAAAACCGCAGAACCCCTCCTGGCCTCCTACGAATGCGTCACCATTTTCACGGATCCCTCCGGTGAAAAAATCGCCGCCGACCGCAAATCCATCGCCTATCGTTTCCACTACCGTGCCCCTGAGCGCACACTGAAGACCCCGGAAATCGATGCCGCACACAAGACCATCCTGGATGCCATTGGAAAACTGGAAGGATTGAAGTTCCGATAG
- a CDS encoding GxxExxY protein, producing MNTIDEIASVIVDCAFKVHTKLGPGLLESAYEACLAHELKKRGLKVDRQIPQPVHYDDTFIDIGYRLDLLVNDSIIIELKAVEQILPIHHAQLMTYLRLSEKTLGFLINFNTVLIKNGIKRIANNFKES from the coding sequence ATGAATACGATTGATGAGATTGCATCCGTGATCGTTGACTGTGCTTTCAAGGTTCACACCAAACTAGGACCCGGATTACTTGAGAGTGCCTATGAAGCTTGCCTAGCTCATGAGCTGAAAAAACGCGGACTCAAAGTGGATCGCCAGATTCCTCAACCCGTTCACTACGACGACACTTTCATCGACATAGGATACCGCCTCGATCTCCTCGTAAATGACTCCATCATTATCGAACTTAAAGCAGTGGAGCAGATTCTACCCATCCACCACGCCCAACTGATGACCTACCTGAGGCTATCAGAAAAAACCCTCGGTTTTCTCATCAACTTCAACACCGTCCTAATCAAAAACGGCATCAAGCGCATCGCCAACAACTTCAAGGAATCCTAG
- the pheS gene encoding phenylalanine--tRNA ligase subunit alpha, which translates to MNEQIASIQTQALELIAAASDPRSLEDARVAVLGKKGSLSLAGTLIKDIPNEEKAAFGQSLNAARTAITTALDDKQSVLQSIADSAALSGTDITLPARALPTGALHPLTQIRDEAIQILRRMGFALADGPEIEDEFHCFDALNTPADHPARNEKDTFYFDSGKLLRTHTSSVQVRTMETATPPIRIIAPGSAYRRDEIDATHLSVFNQLEGLYVDTDVTLPDLKGTLEYFFREMFGTTTEVRFRPHFFPFTEPSFEIDVKLQVKGQPARWIEVAGCGMVDPAVFEAINATRKDKALNPATLTGYAFGMGLDRLAMIRWGIKDIRLLIENDIRFLSQFA; encoded by the coding sequence ATGAACGAGCAGATCGCCTCCATCCAGACACAAGCCCTAGAACTCATCGCCGCCGCAAGCGATCCGCGCAGCCTTGAGGACGCCCGCGTTGCCGTCCTCGGAAAAAAAGGCTCACTCTCCCTGGCCGGCACCCTCATCAAGGACATCCCCAACGAGGAAAAAGCCGCCTTCGGCCAGTCCCTCAACGCCGCGCGCACCGCCATCACCACCGCCCTCGACGACAAGCAATCCGTCCTGCAGTCCATCGCAGACAGCGCCGCCCTGTCCGGCACCGACATCACCCTCCCCGCCCGCGCCCTCCCCACCGGTGCCCTCCATCCCCTCACACAGATCCGCGACGAGGCGATCCAGATCCTCCGGCGCATGGGCTTCGCCCTCGCCGATGGCCCGGAGATCGAGGACGAGTTCCATTGCTTCGACGCGCTCAACACCCCCGCCGACCACCCGGCTCGCAACGAAAAGGACACCTTCTATTTCGATTCCGGAAAACTACTCCGCACCCACACCTCCAGCGTCCAGGTGCGCACCATGGAGACCGCCACCCCGCCCATCCGCATCATCGCCCCCGGCTCCGCCTACCGCCGCGATGAAATCGATGCGACACACCTCTCCGTTTTCAACCAGCTCGAAGGCCTCTACGTCGATACCGATGTCACTCTCCCCGACCTCAAAGGCACCCTCGAATATTTCTTCCGGGAAATGTTCGGCACCACCACCGAAGTCCGCTTCCGCCCCCACTTCTTCCCCTTCACCGAGCCGTCCTTCGAGATCGACGTGAAACTCCAGGTCAAAGGCCAGCCCGCCCGCTGGATCGAGGTCGCCGGCTGCGGCATGGTCGATCCCGCCGTCTTCGAAGCCATCAACGCCACCCGCAAGGACAAAGCCCTCAACCCCGCAACCCTAACCGGCTACGCCTTCGGCATGGGTCTGGACCGCCTCGCCATGATCCGCTGGGGCATCAAGGACATCCGCCTCCTGATAGAAAACGACATCCGCTTCCTCTCGCAGTTCGCCTGA